One window of Camelina sativa cultivar DH55 chromosome 4, Cs, whole genome shotgun sequence genomic DNA carries:
- the LOC104780194 gene encoding protein RALF-like 27, producing MTKSFLSYSFFFNVSLLLLLLVEASTTASARNVTSDLRYNGCAPGDTIKECITAGIEDDEGGVEAVVRRILQQRRYLSYETLQKQPTCDGRIAGNCIGTVNPRGSTCTYYQRCKHAV from the coding sequence ATGACCAAATCATTTTTATCCTATTCGTTCTTCTTCAAtgtctctcttctcctccttctcctcgtGGAGGCTTCGACAACCGCATCTGCAAGGAATGTCACTAGCGACTTGAGATATAACGGATGTGCCCCAGGAGACACCATCAAAGAATGCATAACCGCGGGAATAGAGGATGATGAGGGAGGAGTTGAGGCTGTGGTGAGGCGGATTCTGCAACAACGAAGGTATTTAAGCTACGAAACTCTACAGAAACAGCCGACTTGTGATGGTAGAATCGCCGGTAATTGCATAGGAACTGTTAATCCAAGAGGATCAACTTGTACTTACTACCAGAGATGCAAACATGCAGTCTAA
- the LOC104790591 gene encoding COBRA-like protein 2 isoform X5, with translation MVIYFSRISVLLLFLCSWNSFITTAYDALDPTGNITIKWDIMSWTPDGYVAVVTIFNFQQYRHIQAPGWQLGWSWRKKEVIWSMVGAQATEQGDCFKFKGNIPHCCKKTPTIVDLLPGTPYTQQISNCCRGGVISSWAQDPATAISSFQISVGQSGTTNTTVRAPRNVTLKGPGPGYTCGPAQIVKPSKFISADKRRKTQALFTWNITCTYSQFLARKTPTCCVSLSSFYNETIVPCPTCSCGCQNSSQPGSCVDPKIASVVPASGKNSLEPLLQCTKHMCPIRVHWHVKTNYKEYWRVKVAITNFNYNMNYSQWNLVVQHPNFDNITQLFSFNYKPLTPYADINDTAMLWGIKFYNDLLSQAGPVGNVQSELLFRKDPSKFTFEKGWGFPRRIYFNGDNCVMPSPDSYPWLPNATPNLATSPFIILLITFFSFLILM, from the exons ATGGTCATTTACTTCTCAAGAATCTcggttttgcttttgtttctctgttcttggaaCAGTTTCATTACAACAG CTTATGATGCACTTGATCCAACTGGAAACATTACCATAAAATGGGATATTATGTCCTGGACTCCTGATGGTTATGTG GCTGTTGTAACAATCTTCAATTTCCAACAATACCGTCACATTCAAGCGCCCGGGTGGCAATTAGGATGGAGTTGGAGGAAGAAGGAAGTTATATGGAGTATGGTTGGTGCGCAAGCAACAGAACAAGGAGATTGTTTTAAGTTCAAGGGTAACATTCCTCATTGTTGCAAGAAAACTCCAACCATTGTTGACTTGTTACCGGGAACTCCTTACACCCAACAGATATCCAACTGTTGTAGAGGCGGTGTGATTAGCTCGTGGGCACAAGATCCAGCAACTGCGATTTCTTCGTTTCAGATTAGTGTTGGTCAATCTGGAACGACTAATACGACGGTTAGAGCGCCTAGGAACGTCACTTTGAAGGGACCAGGACCTGGTTACACTTGCGGACCTGCGCAAATCGTTAAGCCTAGCAAATTCATTTCTGCGGATAAACGAAGAAAGACTCAGGCCTTGT TTACATGGAACATTACTTGCACGTATTCACAGTTTCTAGCACGCAAAACTCCGACTTGTTGTGTCTCACTCTCATCTTTCTACAATGAAACTATAGTACCATGCCCAACTTGTTCTTGTGGATGTCAAAATAGTTCTCAACCTGGTTCATGTGTCGA CCCGAAGATAGCTTCGGTAGTACCAGCTTCAGGGAAGAACAGCCTCGAACCACTTTTACAATGTACGAAGCATATGTGTCCCATCCGAGTTCATTGGCATGTCAAAACTAACTACAAAGAGTACTGGCGAGTGAAGGTGGCAATCACAAACTTTAACTACAATATGAACTACTCGCAGTGGAACTTAGTCGTTCAGCATCCCAACTTTGACAATATCACTCAGCTTTTCAGCTTTAACTACAAACCTCTTACTCCTTACGCTGACATAA ATGACACGGCCATGCTTTGGGGGATCAAGTTCTACAACGATTTGTTGAGCCAAGCTGGTCCCGTAGGCAATGTACAGTCTGAGCTTCTCTTCCGAAAGGACCCGTCAAAGTTCACATTCGAGAAAGGATGGGGGTTTCCGAGGCGCATTTACTTCAATGGTGATAACTGCGTCATGCCATCTCCAGACTCTTATCCATGGCTTCCGAACGCTACTCCAAACCTTGCAACCTCGCCATTCATTATACTTCTCatcactttcttttctttcttgattcttaTGTAA
- the LOC104790591 gene encoding COBRA-like protein 2 isoform X1, with translation MVIYFSRISVLLLFLCSWNSFITTVTSPIWYNLSNTEAYDALDPTGNITIKWDIMSWTPDGYVAVVTIFNFQQYRHIQAPGWQLGWSWRKKEVIWSMVGAQATEQGDCFKFKGNIPHCCKKTPTIVDLLPGTPYTQQISNCCRGGVISSWAQDPATAISSFQISVGQSGTTNTTVRAPRNVTLKGPGPGYTCGPAQIVKPSKFISADKRRKTQALFTWNITCTYSQFLARKTPTCCVSLSSFYNETIVPCPTCSCGCQNSSQPGSCVDPKIASVVPASGKNSLEPLLQCTKHMCPIRVHWHVKTNYKEYWRVKVAITNFNYNMNYSQWNLVVQHPNFDNITQLFSFNYKPLTPYADINDTAMLWGIKFYNDLLSQAGPVGNVQSELLFRKDPSKFTFEKGWGFPRRIYFNGDNCVMPSPDSYPWLPNATPNLATSPFIILLITFFSFLILM, from the exons ATGGTCATTTACTTCTCAAGAATCTcggttttgcttttgtttctctgttcttggaaCAGTTTCATTACAACAG TGACTTCACCTATTTGGTATAACCTTTCTAACACAGAAGCTTATGATGCACTTGATCCAACTGGAAACATTACCATAAAATGGGATATTATGTCCTGGACTCCTGATGGTTATGTG GCTGTTGTAACAATCTTCAATTTCCAACAATACCGTCACATTCAAGCGCCCGGGTGGCAATTAGGATGGAGTTGGAGGAAGAAGGAAGTTATATGGAGTATGGTTGGTGCGCAAGCAACAGAACAAGGAGATTGTTTTAAGTTCAAGGGTAACATTCCTCATTGTTGCAAGAAAACTCCAACCATTGTTGACTTGTTACCGGGAACTCCTTACACCCAACAGATATCCAACTGTTGTAGAGGCGGTGTGATTAGCTCGTGGGCACAAGATCCAGCAACTGCGATTTCTTCGTTTCAGATTAGTGTTGGTCAATCTGGAACGACTAATACGACGGTTAGAGCGCCTAGGAACGTCACTTTGAAGGGACCAGGACCTGGTTACACTTGCGGACCTGCGCAAATCGTTAAGCCTAGCAAATTCATTTCTGCGGATAAACGAAGAAAGACTCAGGCCTTGT TTACATGGAACATTACTTGCACGTATTCACAGTTTCTAGCACGCAAAACTCCGACTTGTTGTGTCTCACTCTCATCTTTCTACAATGAAACTATAGTACCATGCCCAACTTGTTCTTGTGGATGTCAAAATAGTTCTCAACCTGGTTCATGTGTCGA CCCGAAGATAGCTTCGGTAGTACCAGCTTCAGGGAAGAACAGCCTCGAACCACTTTTACAATGTACGAAGCATATGTGTCCCATCCGAGTTCATTGGCATGTCAAAACTAACTACAAAGAGTACTGGCGAGTGAAGGTGGCAATCACAAACTTTAACTACAATATGAACTACTCGCAGTGGAACTTAGTCGTTCAGCATCCCAACTTTGACAATATCACTCAGCTTTTCAGCTTTAACTACAAACCTCTTACTCCTTACGCTGACATAA ATGACACGGCCATGCTTTGGGGGATCAAGTTCTACAACGATTTGTTGAGCCAAGCTGGTCCCGTAGGCAATGTACAGTCTGAGCTTCTCTTCCGAAAGGACCCGTCAAAGTTCACATTCGAGAAAGGATGGGGGTTTCCGAGGCGCATTTACTTCAATGGTGATAACTGCGTCATGCCATCTCCAGACTCTTATCCATGGCTTCCGAACGCTACTCCAAACCTTGCAACCTCGCCATTCATTATACTTCTCatcactttcttttctttcttgattcttaTGTAA
- the LOC104790591 gene encoding COBRA-like protein 2 isoform X4 codes for MVIYFSRISVLLLFLCSWNSFITTEAYDALDPTGNITIKWDIMSWTPDGYVAVVTIFNFQQYRHIQAPGWQLGWSWRKKEVIWSMVGAQATEQGDCFKFKGNIPHCCKKTPTIVDLLPGTPYTQQISNCCRGGVISSWAQDPATAISSFQISVGQSGTTNTTVRAPRNVTLKGPGPGYTCGPAQIVKPSKFISADKRRKTQALFTWNITCTYSQFLARKTPTCCVSLSSFYNETIVPCPTCSCGCQNSSQPGSCVDPKIASVVPASGKNSLEPLLQCTKHMCPIRVHWHVKTNYKEYWRVKVAITNFNYNMNYSQWNLVVQHPNFDNITQLFSFNYKPLTPYADINDTAMLWGIKFYNDLLSQAGPVGNVQSELLFRKDPSKFTFEKGWGFPRRIYFNGDNCVMPSPDSYPWLPNATPNLATSPFIILLITFFSFLILM; via the exons ATGGTCATTTACTTCTCAAGAATCTcggttttgcttttgtttctctgttcttggaaCAGTTTCATTACAACAG AAGCTTATGATGCACTTGATCCAACTGGAAACATTACCATAAAATGGGATATTATGTCCTGGACTCCTGATGGTTATGTG GCTGTTGTAACAATCTTCAATTTCCAACAATACCGTCACATTCAAGCGCCCGGGTGGCAATTAGGATGGAGTTGGAGGAAGAAGGAAGTTATATGGAGTATGGTTGGTGCGCAAGCAACAGAACAAGGAGATTGTTTTAAGTTCAAGGGTAACATTCCTCATTGTTGCAAGAAAACTCCAACCATTGTTGACTTGTTACCGGGAACTCCTTACACCCAACAGATATCCAACTGTTGTAGAGGCGGTGTGATTAGCTCGTGGGCACAAGATCCAGCAACTGCGATTTCTTCGTTTCAGATTAGTGTTGGTCAATCTGGAACGACTAATACGACGGTTAGAGCGCCTAGGAACGTCACTTTGAAGGGACCAGGACCTGGTTACACTTGCGGACCTGCGCAAATCGTTAAGCCTAGCAAATTCATTTCTGCGGATAAACGAAGAAAGACTCAGGCCTTGT TTACATGGAACATTACTTGCACGTATTCACAGTTTCTAGCACGCAAAACTCCGACTTGTTGTGTCTCACTCTCATCTTTCTACAATGAAACTATAGTACCATGCCCAACTTGTTCTTGTGGATGTCAAAATAGTTCTCAACCTGGTTCATGTGTCGA CCCGAAGATAGCTTCGGTAGTACCAGCTTCAGGGAAGAACAGCCTCGAACCACTTTTACAATGTACGAAGCATATGTGTCCCATCCGAGTTCATTGGCATGTCAAAACTAACTACAAAGAGTACTGGCGAGTGAAGGTGGCAATCACAAACTTTAACTACAATATGAACTACTCGCAGTGGAACTTAGTCGTTCAGCATCCCAACTTTGACAATATCACTCAGCTTTTCAGCTTTAACTACAAACCTCTTACTCCTTACGCTGACATAA ATGACACGGCCATGCTTTGGGGGATCAAGTTCTACAACGATTTGTTGAGCCAAGCTGGTCCCGTAGGCAATGTACAGTCTGAGCTTCTCTTCCGAAAGGACCCGTCAAAGTTCACATTCGAGAAAGGATGGGGGTTTCCGAGGCGCATTTACTTCAATGGTGATAACTGCGTCATGCCATCTCCAGACTCTTATCCATGGCTTCCGAACGCTACTCCAAACCTTGCAACCTCGCCATTCATTATACTTCTCatcactttcttttctttcttgattcttaTGTAA
- the LOC104790591 gene encoding COBRA-like protein 2 isoform X3, translated as MVIYFSRISVLLLFLCSWNSFITTVTSPIWYNLSNTEAYDALDPTGNITIKWDIMSWTPDGYVAVVTIFNFQQYRHIQAPGWQLGWSWRKKEVIWSMVGAQATEQGDCFKFKGNIPHCCKKTPTIVDLLPGTPYTQQISNCCRGGVISSWAQDPATAISSFQISVGQSGTTNTTVRAPRNVTLKGPGPGYTCGPAQIVKPSKFISADKRRKTQALFTWNITCTYSQFLARKTPTCCVSLSSFYNETIVPCPTCSCGCQNSSQPGSCVDPKIALVVPASGKNSLEPLLQCTKHMCPIRVHWHVKTNYKEYWRVKVAITNFNYNMNYSQWNLVVQHPNFDNITQLFSFNYKPLTPYADINDTAMLWGIKFYNDLLSQAGPVGNVQSELLFRKDPSKFTFEKGWGFPRRIYFNGDNCVMPSPDSYPWLPNATPNLATSPFIILLITFFSFLILM; from the exons ATGGTCATTTACTTCTCAAGAATCTcggttttgcttttgtttctctgttcttggaaCAGTTTCATTACAACAG TGACTTCACCTATTTGGTATAACCTTTCTAACACAGAAGCTTATGATGCACTTGATCCAACTGGAAACATTACCATAAAATGGGATATTATGTCCTGGACTCCTGATGGTTATGTG GCTGTTGTAACAATCTTCAATTTCCAACAATACCGTCACATTCAAGCGCCCGGGTGGCAATTAGGATGGAGTTGGAGGAAGAAGGAAGTTATATGGAGTATGGTTGGTGCGCAAGCAACAGAACAAGGAGATTGTTTTAAGTTCAAGGGTAACATTCCTCATTGTTGCAAGAAAACTCCAACCATTGTTGACTTGTTACCGGGAACTCCTTACACCCAACAGATATCCAACTGTTGTAGAGGCGGTGTGATTAGCTCGTGGGCACAAGATCCAGCAACTGCGATTTCTTCGTTTCAGATTAGTGTTGGTCAATCTGGAACGACTAATACGACGGTTAGAGCGCCTAGGAACGTCACTTTGAAGGGACCAGGACCTGGTTACACTTGCGGACCTGCGCAAATCGTTAAGCCTAGCAAATTCATTTCTGCGGATAAACGAAGAAAGACTCAGGCCTTGT TTACATGGAACATTACTTGCACGTATTCACAGTTTCTAGCACGC AAAACTCCGACTTGTTGTGTCTCACTCTCATCTTTCTACAATGAAACTATAGTACCATGCCCAACTTGTTCTTGTGGATGTCAAAATAGTTCTCAACCTGGTTCATGTGTCGA CCCGAAGATAGCTTTGGTAGTACCAGCTTCAGGGAAGAACAGCCTCGAACCACTTTTGCAATGTACGAAGCATATGTGTCCCATCCGAGTTCATTGGCATGTCAAAACTAACTACAAAGAGTATTGGCGAGTGAAAGTGGCAATCACAAACTTTAACTACAATATGAACTACTCGCAGTGGAACTTAGTCGTTCAGCATCCCAACTTTGATAATATCACTCAGCTTTTCAGCTTTAACTACAAACCTCTTACTCCTTACGCTGACATAA ATGACACGGCCATGCTTTGGGGGATCAAGTTCTACAACGATTTGTTGAGCCAAGCTGGTCCCGTAGGCAATGTACAGTCTGAGCTTCTCTTCCGAAAGGACCCGTCAAAGTTCACATTCGAGAAAGGATGGGGGTTTCCGAGGCGCATTTACTTCAATGGTGATAACTGCGTCATGCCATCTCCAGACTCTTATCCATGGCTTCCGAACGCTACTCCAAACCTTGCAACCTCGCCATTCATTATACTTCTCatcactttcttttctttcttgattcttaTGTAA
- the LOC104790591 gene encoding COBRA-like protein 2 isoform X2: MVIYFSRISVLLLFLCSWNSFITTVTSPIWYNLSNTEAYDALDPTGNITIKWDIMSWTPDGYVAVVTIFNFQQYRHIQAPGWQLGWSWRKKEVIWSMVGAQATEQGDCFKFKGNIPHCCKKTPTIVDLLPGTPYTQQISNCCRGGVISSWAQDPATAISSFQISVGQSGTTNTTVRAPRNVTLKGPGPGYTCGPAQIVKPSKFISADKRRKTQALFTWNITCTYSQFLARKTPTCCVSLSSFYNETIVPCPTCSCGCQNSSQPGSCVDPKIALVVPASGKNSLEPLLQCTKHMCPIRVHWHVKTNYKEYWRVKVAITNFNYNMNYSQWNLVVQHPNFDNITQLFSFNYKPLTPYADINDTAMLWGIKFYNDLLSQAGPVGNVQSELLFRKDPSKFTFEKGWGFPRRIYFNGDNCVMPSPDSYPWLPNATPNLATSPFIILLITFFSFLILM; the protein is encoded by the exons ATGGTCATTTACTTCTCAAGAATCTcggttttgcttttgtttctctgttcttggaaCAGTTTCATTACAACAG TGACTTCACCTATTTGGTATAACCTTTCTAACACAGAAGCTTATGATGCACTTGATCCAACTGGAAACATTACCATAAAATGGGATATTATGTCCTGGACTCCTGATGGTTATGTG GCTGTTGTAACAATCTTCAATTTCCAACAATACCGTCACATTCAAGCGCCCGGGTGGCAATTAGGATGGAGTTGGAGGAAGAAGGAAGTTATATGGAGTATGGTTGGTGCGCAAGCAACAGAACAAGGAGATTGTTTTAAGTTCAAGGGTAACATTCCTCATTGTTGCAAGAAAACTCCAACCATTGTTGACTTGTTACCGGGAACTCCTTACACCCAACAGATATCCAACTGTTGTAGAGGCGGTGTGATTAGCTCGTGGGCACAAGATCCAGCAACTGCGATTTCTTCGTTTCAGATTAGTGTTGGTCAATCTGGAACGACTAATACGACGGTTAGAGCGCCTAGGAACGTCACTTTGAAGGGACCAGGACCTGGTTACACTTGCGGACCTGCGCAAATCGTTAAGCCTAGCAAATTCATTTCTGCGGATAAACGAAGAAAGACTCAGGCCTTGT TTACATGGAACATTACTTGCACGTATTCACAGTTTCTAGCACGCAAAACTCCGACTTGTTGTGTCTCACTCTCATCTTTCTACAATGAAACTATAGTACCATGCCCAACTTGTTCTTGTGGATGTCAAAATAGTTCTCAACCTGGTTCATGTGTCGA CCCGAAGATAGCTTTGGTAGTACCAGCTTCAGGGAAGAACAGCCTCGAACCACTTTTGCAATGTACGAAGCATATGTGTCCCATCCGAGTTCATTGGCATGTCAAAACTAACTACAAAGAGTATTGGCGAGTGAAAGTGGCAATCACAAACTTTAACTACAATATGAACTACTCGCAGTGGAACTTAGTCGTTCAGCATCCCAACTTTGATAATATCACTCAGCTTTTCAGCTTTAACTACAAACCTCTTACTCCTTACGCTGACATAA ATGACACGGCCATGCTTTGGGGGATCAAGTTCTACAACGATTTGTTGAGCCAAGCTGGTCCCGTAGGCAATGTACAGTCTGAGCTTCTCTTCCGAAAGGACCCGTCAAAGTTCACATTCGAGAAAGGATGGGGGTTTCCGAGGCGCATTTACTTCAATGGTGATAACTGCGTCATGCCATCTCCAGACTCTTATCCATGGCTTCCGAACGCTACTCCAAACCTTGCAACCTCGCCATTCATTATACTTCTCatcactttcttttctttcttgattcttaTGTAA